Proteins found in one Triticum aestivum cultivar Chinese Spring chromosome 4D, IWGSC CS RefSeq v2.1, whole genome shotgun sequence genomic segment:
- the LOC100415846 gene encoding beta-carotene 3-hydroxylase, chloroplastic produces the protein MAVARLVAAPFPLAAARARVPPARLPFAPLSARPLSRRAAAPALRVASDGNGGLVPARPGQEAPEDAATAPARGAVSERAARKESERRTYLVAALMSSLGITSMAAAAVYYRFAWQMEGGEIPVTEMLGTLALSVGAAVGMEFWARWAHRALWHASLWDMHESHHLPRDGPFELNDVFAIVNAVPAMALLAFGFFNRGLLPGLCFGAGLGITLFGMAYMFFHDGLVHRRFPVGPIENVPYFRRVAAAHQIHHMDKFDSVPYGLFLGPKELEEVGGTEELEKEVQRRIKRRQKSDAMQ, from the exons ATGGCCGTCGCGAGGCTGGTGGCCGCGCCattccccctcgccgccgcccgcgcccgcgtcCCGCCGGCGCGGCTTCCGTTCGCGCCGCTCTCTGCGCGGCCCCTCTCCcggcgcgccgccgcgcccgccctGCGCGTGGCGTCGGACGGCAACGGCGGCCTCGTCCCCGCCCGCCCGGGCCAGGAGGCGCCGGAGGACGCGGCGACGGCGCCTGCGAGGGGCGCCGTGTCGGAGCGCGCGGCGAGGAAGGAGTCGGAGCGGCGGACGTACCTGGTGGCCGCGCTCATGTCCAGCCTCGGCATcacctccatggccgccgccgccgtctactACCGCTTCGCCTGGCAAATGGAG GGCGGCGAGATTCCGGTGACGGAGATGCTGGGCACCTTGGCACTCTCGGTGGGCGCGGCG GTGGGGATGGAGTTCTGGGCGCGGTGGGCGCACCGGGCGCTGTGGCACGCGTCGCTGTGGGACATGCACGAGTCGCACCACCTCCCCCGCGACGGGCCCTTCGAGCTCAACGACGTGTTCGCCATCGTCAACGCCGTCCCGGCCATGGCCCTCCTCGCCTTCGGCTTCTTCAACCGCGGCCTCCTCCCCGGCCTCTGCTTCGGCGCC GGTCTCGGGATCACGCTGTTCGGGATGGCCTACATGTTCTTCCACGACGGCCTGGTCCACCGCCGCTTCCCCGTGGGCCCCATCGAGAACGTGCCCTActtccggcgagtcgccgccgcgcaccAG ATCCATCACATGGACAAGTTCGACAGCGTGCCATACGGGCTGTTCCTCGGCCCCAAG GAGCTGGAGGAGGTGGGAGGGACGGAGGAGCTGGAGAAGGAGGTGCAGAGGAGGATCAAGAGGAGGCAGAAATCAGACGCCATGCAATGA